Proteins from a single region of Bombus pascuorum chromosome 5, iyBomPasc1.1, whole genome shotgun sequence:
- the LOC132906611 gene encoding mediator of RNA polymerase II transcription subunit 1 isoform X1, with the protein MDVANGQKPLSGQPSASGGSGMDKGKEWQMELLMEKLRSKASTFKSLVETAKNLRMAMLDKRFAIDSAEKGQLQKCLDTLQHSIKVTSLQSMVERLESLTRQLGLKFMMSGPPGTELFISSDMFFLEVLLEPSGVVKDVKIHHEGKNEQQSCDVLVSCLSRGDFLDFTVQLEGLASIYQLNADKKVKCKAFSALQSLEADLGILAQLQTFIKEPFNLVHKSPVGILERRRGGHAMKLTYFVSPYDLIDQENRTCDALNSEIVIKRKIGHSVTVCMEGSTAHKLPTSSIITVNRSPTGKSTPSYAPLTGTNSSVLPACFVLKLAKKMPMCMELVRRIQKVTELECGDISAPHPLLSLIIQHASEGQQDCRNNRGLYVTLPDQQHCYFMTENKNMEGVLVCSIPFTHPAHVPQILVYLRQQALFNTLIASCVRPMARQDPEHATIFEVSSLSWQHISVSLEHPFEETMATAELDLTDISALKCKLYGISITNTEQTSDLTGKVLQKCLSIPLTMRILMKSWESRDSLSTMNNLNSGNGSYNVNLGSGKDQNSQNGSGMPDFTNGETKIKQEPGLNNGNGTMGRQQLSQQQQQQQQQQQQQSFLDAGTENSIGFPSYSGQSDTATTAMLNPLQLGALLGQAKNSMSNPMNERTKKTRKRKTADGIWRSPKRKGDESAEILLESSSSDSTPLGTPTGGRENLNETRTSTPTSATSLTSGLDFSNLDPTDILGTDKSSDYDIDNESEITEVHDLQDVEELIKRDRKSRKREEKKSPIIFEENKSLVPPSVSITPISSSSLGQTANYNSVLTGMGLERRPGIEIIPIASSPQATLPSSITITPIAGPTQSKSLTDERRERKSSKGKSTEDKGKLEKRRKRKREDSPMGPPPDKIPSKQDPLSKPVSVSIKPTESPPNLSSRPSSPAATLRKFSSSPTHTSPLALVGKSSPTLKQSTNKPVQSPKHSPVYSSSPKHTPVPASVSPKHGTSSPKHGSSASTGKPSMSALKSAANSPSSKTTDSGQSKIKSSSSSSKDSNREKERKTSSLAFSGSSGHQSPKTKSSSGKLKQLELIPSGETQSTLPSSGGSTPPSGNSELGKSAIAQQARNRKGSLSAVIDKLKNAQHCTDDSGNGGTKSTTSGSGNSSGQKERNVGSSSNKTAEGKCISKNSSMDTKNPAEYMVKHSSDGMKITINKTRTKDSKSGTNLKLSSSSASVATGTSSSSSTSSTAISGNGSPKTHTGLKPGVSSGPASKKPSSQTSPKLSGSSSSGSGGSSGNKGNLLGQKMLSALKSISGSNSGSGNGAGGISVGSSGSSGLLSKNVMSSKSSSSSPKTASSGVTDLSRNRDKSRLSKSSDKSIFPSKGIGDTRKSSPSGLREESESERAFKLLAAHASMSNLSNLPNLPPQLVVEGLMKQLDTKFQIPKLSARANADSSDKKSEKLSMLPDSGKTLDNLATKQTSEQGKLQTLSNTSSSASKTASEDQSSQGRRDHVQTKPDNLSMTSAASVINLGTDSTSNLLLPSLSSGSSHDLDVPTNLSMQSTENESRDKESPMSRTSTQFLSSSLNSTVVGKDDTSGPVMAVLSKASDSQPNSKSVYPTMMTTGTITSGSGTVTTSSGSGTSESLNLSIKPVDVTLTKYKSDDKKQQPSQQSQQQQQPQPPQPQQQQSQQQTSQSQQSQQQQIQTPQVPSSGGSSSSSSLGTTVSSEGSSSTMKPPGTEIPTTTSQEAAEMLLDFSTPKEVAKSLNFTSIPERAMTQAASVRRNTPPPPPPAFPASPSVSVHIVKSPAPSPRVIPPSPHSASPCITDDELMDEALVGMGK; encoded by the exons ATGGATGTTGCGAACGGACAAAAGCCCCTCA gtGGGCAACCTTCTGCCTCTGGTGGTTCAGGGATGGATAAGGGAAAAGAGTGGCAGATGGAATTACTTATGGAAAAATTACGTTCCAAAGCTTCCACATTCAAATCCCTAGTGGAAACCGCCAAAAATTTACGAATGGCCATGTTG gaTAAAAGGTTTGCAATTGATAGTGCGGAGAAAGGTCAACTACAAAAATGTTTGGATACTTTGCAACATTCCATTAAAGTAACGTCTCTACAATCTATGGTAGAGCGTTTGGAGAGTTTAACCAGACAATTAGG CTTAAAGTTTATGATGTCTGGTCCACCAGGCACAGAATTGTTTATCTCCTCTGATATGTTCTTTTTGGAGGTTCTTTTGGAGCCATCAGGTGTAGTTAAAGATGTTAAAATTCATCACGAAGGGAAAAACGAACAGCAG AGCTGTGATGTATTGGTGTCTTGTTTGTCCAGAGGAGACTTCCTTGATTTTACAGTACAATTAGAAGGTTTAGCTTCAATATATCAATTAAATGCTGATAAGAAGGTAAAATGTAAAGCATTTAGTGCTTTACAGTCACTGGAGGCTGATCTGGGTATCTTAGCTCAATTgcaaacatttataaaagaacCTTTTAATCTTGTTCATAAAAGCCCAGTTG GAATCCTTGAACGAAGGAGAGGTGGTCACGCTATGAAGCTGACATACTTTGTTTCTCCTTATGATTTAATAGATCAGGAGAATCGTACCTGTGATGCATTGAATTCAGAAATAGTTATCAAGCGGAAGATTGGTCATTCCGTTACTGTTTGTATGGAAGGTTCGACTGCTCACAAGTTGCCTACATCTAGTATCATAACTGTAAATAGAAGTCCTACAGGAAAAAG TACTCCATCATATGCTCCGTTAACTGGTACAAATTCCTCGGTATTACCCGCTTGTTTTGTATTGAAGCTCGCCAAGAAAATGCCGATGTGCATGGAACTAGTGCGTAGGATACAGAAAGTAACAGAATTAGAATGTGGAGACATATCCGCTCCCCATCCATTACTTAGTTTAATTATTCAGCATGCCAGTGAAGGACAACAGGATTGTCGGAATAACAGAGGACTTTATGTT ACTTTACCCGATCAACAGCACTGTTATTTCATGACAGAGAACAAAAATATGGAAGGTGTGTTAGTGTGTAGTATTCCTTTTACTCATCCGGCGCATGTCCCACAAATCTTGGTATACTTGCGTCAACAAGCGCTCTTTAATACGTTAATCGCTAGTTGCGTTAGACCTATGGCTCGGCAAGATCCAGAACATGCAACTATATTCGAAGTAAGCTCTTTATCATGGCAACACATATCGGTAAGTTTGGAGCATCCTTTCGAAGAGACAATGGCAACAGCAGAGTTGGATTTGACGGATATCTCTGCGCTCAAGTGCAAATTGTATGGCATAAGTATAACGAACACGGAACAAACGTCAGATCTGACGGGTAAAGTCTTGCAGAAGTGTTTAAGTATACCTCTGACAATGAGAATTCTCATGAAGTCGTGGGAGAGTCGTGACTCTTTAAGTACGATGAACAATCTGAATAGCGGAAATGGAAGCTATAATGTAAATCTCGGTTCCGGAAAAGATCAGAATAGCCAGAATGGTTCCGGGATGCCCGACTTCACTAACGGAGAAACGAAAATCAAACAGGAACCTGGGTTGAATAATGGAAATGGAACAATGGGGAGGCAACAGTTGtcgcaacagcagcagcaacaacagcaacagcaacaacagcagtCTTTTTTAGATGCCGGAACGGAGAATAGTATCGGGTTTCCGTCGTATTCCGGCCAATCCGATACCGCGACTACTGCTATGTTAAATCCATTACAATTGGGAGCGTTACTTGGACAGGCAAAAAACTCTATGTCCAATCCAATGAATGAACGTACAAAAAAAACACGTAAAAGAAAAACCGCGGATGGTATTTGGCGAAGTCCCAAAAGAAAGGGAGACGAGAGTGCTGAAATATTACTGGAAAGTTCTAGTTCAGATTCTACGCCCTTAGGTACACCAACCGGTGGTAGAGAAAATTTAAACGAGACAAGAACATCTACGCCAACATCAGCTACAAGCTTAACCAGTGGTTTGGATTTTTCTAATTTGGATCCAACGGATATTTTAGGAACGGATAAGAGCTCCGATTATGATATTGACAATGAGAGCGAGATAACGGAAGTTCACGATTTGCAAGACGTGGAAGAATTGATCAAGCGCGATCGTAAATCgaggaagagagaggagaaaaagagtCCGATTATTTTTGAAGAGAACAAAAGTCTGGTGCCGCCATCCGTAAGTATAACGCCTATTTCAAGCAGTAGTTTGGGTCAGACTGCGAACTATAACTCTGTACTTACGGGGATGGGTTTGGAAAGGAGGCCAGGCATTGAAATAATACCGATAGCATCGTCACCGCAAGCCACTTTACCGAGCTCTATTACTATAACCCCAATAGCTGGGCCGACACAGTCGAAAAGTTTGACGGATGAACGTAGAGAACGAAAAAGTTCCAAGGGCAAGTCGACAGAGGATAAGGGGAAGTTGGAAAAAAGACGTAAGCGTAAGAGGGAGGACAGTCCTATGGGACCGCCACCGGATAAAATACCATCTAAACAAGATCCTTTGTCGAAACCAGTTTCAGTGAGCATAAAACCGACTGAATCGCCGCCAAATTTGAGTTCACGACCGTCATCACCTGCCGCGacattaagaaaatttagttCGTCTCCGACGCACACCAGTCCACTTGCTCTCGTAGGTAAGTCCAGTCCTACATTGAAACAGTCAACAAACAAGCCAGTGCAAAGTCCAAAGCACTCTCCGGTCTATAGCAGTAGTCCCAAACATACGCCAGTACCTGCGAGTGTGAGTCCGAAACACGGCACTTCGTCACCGAAGCACGGCAGTTCAGCGAGCACTGGTAAGCCGAGTATGTCTGCGCTGAAATCTGCGGCGAATTCACCATCCAGTAAAACCACTGATTCTGGacaatcaaaaataaaatcttcgtCATCGTCGAGCAAAGACTCCAAtcgagagaaggagagaaaaacaTCGTCTTTAGCCTTCAGTGGATCGAGTGGTCATCAGAGTCCGAAGACGAAGTCTTCCAGTGGTAAGTTAAAACAACTGGAATTAATACCTAGCGGGGAAACGCAATCTACTTTGCCTAGCAGTGGAGGCAGCACACCACCATCGGGCAATTCTGAACTTGGAAAGTCAGCCATCGCTCAACAAGCGAGAAACAGAAAGGGCTCGTTGAGTGCCGTTATCGATAAGCTGAAGAACGCTCAGCATTGTACGGATGATAGTGGCAACGGTGGGACGAAGTCAACAACTAGTGGAAGTGGTAATTCGAGCGgtcagaaagaaagaaatgttgGAAGCTCTTCGAATAAAACCGCAGAAGGAAAGTGTATTAGTAAAAATTCATCTATGGATACGAAAAATCCTGCAGAGTATATGGTAAAGCATAGTTCCGATGGAATGAAgataacaattaataaaactcGCACGAAAGATTCCAAGTCTGGTACGAATCTTAAATTGTCTTCTTCCTCGGCGTCTGTTGCTACTGGAACATCTTCGAGTTCGTCCACGTCGTCGACAGCTATATCCGGTAATGGTTCTCCGAAAACGCACACTGGTTTGAAGCCAGGGGTAAGCTCCGGTCCTGCATCAAAGAAACCATCGTCTCAAACATCCCCAAAGCTATCTGGATCCTCCTCTTCCGGTTCTGGCGGTAGTAGTGGAAACAAAGGAAATCTTCTAGGACAAAAGATGTTGTCTGCCTTGAAGTCTATTTCAGGGTCGAATTCTGGAAGCGGTAACGGAGCTGGAGGAATCAGTGTTGGGAGTAGCGGTAGTAGTGGATTACTTTCTAAAAATGTGATGTCCTCCAAATCTTCTTCGAGTTCTCCGAAAACAGCAAGTTCCGGTGTGACGGATCTCAGTCGAAATCGTGATAAATCCCGATTATCAAAGTCTAGCGACAAAAGTATATTTCCTTCAAAAGGAATCGGGGATACCAGAAAATCAAGTCCGTCAGGATTACGAGAGGAGAGCGAGAGTGAAAGAGCGTTCAAGCTGCTGGCTGCTCATGCTTCCATGTCGAATCTATCGAATTTACCCAATTTACCGCCGCAGTTGGTCGTCGAAGGCCTCATGAAACAGCTGGatactaaatttcaaatacCCAAATTGTCCGCTAGAGCTAACGCAGACTCTAGCGACAAGAAATCAGAGAAGTTATCCATGCTTCCCGATAGTGGAAAAACGTTGGACAATCTTGCCACAAAGCAGACGTCGGAACAGGGAAAACTACAAACTTTATCGAACACGTCGAGCTCCGCTTCTAAGACAGCCTCAGAGGATCAATCGAGCCAGGGTAGAAGAGACCATGTACAAACGAAACCTGACAATCTTTCCATGACAAGCGCTGCCTCGGTAATAAATCTCGGTACGGACAGTACCAGTAACCTTCTACTTCCTAGTTTATCTAGTGGAAGCTCGCACGACTTGGACGTTCCTACGAATCTCTCGATGCAGTCAACCGAGAACGAATCTCGCGACAAAGAGTCACCGATGAGTAGGACTAGCACGCAATTTCTGAGTAGCAGTTTAAATTCCACTGTTGTTGGTAAAGACGACACTAGTGGTCCGGTAATGGCCGTTCTATCCAAAGCATCCGATTCACAGCCTAATAGTAAATCCGTCTACCCCACGATGATGACGACAGGCACGATAACTAGCGGAAGCGGCACAGTTACAACGAGTTCCGGTAGCGGAACCTCAGAAAGCTTGAATCTAAGTATCAAGCCAGTGGACGTCACGTTGACAAAATACAAATCCGACGATAAGAAGCAACAACCATCGCAGCAGTCtcagcaacagcaacagccTCAGCCACCTCAGCCGCAACAGCAACAATCTCAACAACAAACGTCACAGTCACAACAGTCTCAGCAGCAACAAATACAAACACCGCAAGTTCCGTCTTCCGGAGGatcttcctcttcgtcttcgttGGGAACAACGGTGTCTTCGGAGGGTTCCTCGAGTACGATGAAGCCTCCTGGCACCGAGATACCTACAACGACGTCTCAAGAAGCTGCTGAAATGCTTCTGGACTTTTCTACGCCGAAGGAGGTAGCTAAGAGTCTGAACTTCACCAGTATCCCCGAGCGGGCCATGACCCAGGCAGCTTCGGTTCGCAGGAACACGCCACCACCTCCACCGCCTGCATTTCCAGCGAGTCCTTCCGTGAGTGTGCACATCGTGAAAAGTCCTGCACCCTCACCGAGGGTCATCCCGCCCTCGCCTCACTCCGCTTCGCCGTGCATCACCGATGACGAGCTGATGGACGAGGCGCTGGTGGGAATGGGCAAATGA